From Streptomyces yatensis, one genomic window encodes:
- a CDS encoding HpcH/HpaI aldolase/citrate lyase family protein, producing the protein MSSDGATDATDVTGAAGVTTRRVPLRSLLFVPGSRTAWLPKAEAAGAEAAILDLEDAVPEDGKAAAREAVAGAVDRAARTPPGAMRLLVRINALDRATGWQGADDLRAVARPGLYGIVLPKVSGPEDVTTADRLLAWCEREHGLPEGHFALLPLLETARGLREAYAIGRAAARIAHLGAVTAPGGDVERAIGYRWSPEGEETRELRARALLDARAADRPHPVAGLWADVADLAGLRRFAEQNRALGYEGMAVIHPSHVPVVNEVFSPDAEELARCRRLIAAVERAQAEGAGAVRFEGRMVDEAMAATARQTLARHGGG; encoded by the coding sequence GTGTCATCTGACGGCGCTACGGACGCCACGGACGTGACGGGCGCGGCGGGCGTGACGACGCGGCGCGTCCCCCTGCGCTCCCTGCTCTTCGTGCCCGGCAGCCGGACCGCCTGGCTTCCCAAGGCGGAGGCGGCGGGCGCCGAAGCGGCCATCCTCGACCTGGAGGACGCCGTCCCGGAGGACGGCAAGGCGGCAGCGCGGGAGGCGGTGGCCGGGGCCGTCGACCGGGCGGCCAGGACGCCCCCCGGTGCGATGCGGCTGCTCGTACGGATCAACGCGCTGGACCGGGCCACGGGCTGGCAGGGCGCCGACGACCTGCGAGCGGTGGCCCGCCCCGGGCTCTACGGCATCGTGCTGCCCAAGGTGAGCGGCCCGGAGGACGTGACCACCGCCGACCGGCTGCTGGCGTGGTGCGAGCGCGAACACGGCCTGCCCGAGGGTCATTTCGCCCTGCTGCCACTGCTGGAGACGGCGCGCGGACTGCGCGAGGCGTACGCCATCGGCCGGGCCGCCGCCCGGATCGCCCACCTGGGCGCGGTGACCGCCCCGGGCGGGGATGTGGAGCGGGCGATCGGCTACCGCTGGAGCCCGGAGGGCGAGGAGACCCGTGAACTGCGGGCCCGCGCCCTGCTCGACGCCCGCGCCGCGGACCGCCCCCATCCGGTGGCCGGGCTCTGGGCGGACGTGGCGGACCTCGCGGGGCTGCGGCGCTTCGCCGAGCAGAACCGCGCCCTGGGGTACGAGGGGATGGCGGTGATCCACCCGTCCCATGTACCGGTGGTCAACGAGGTGTTCTCCCCGGACGCGGAGGAGCTGGCCCGCTGCCGTCGGTTGATCGCGGCGGTGGAGCGGGCGCAGGCGGAGGGGGCCGGGGCGGTGCGCTTCGAGGGTCGGATGGTGGACGAGGCGATGGCGGCCACGGCCCGCCAGACCCTGGCCCGCCACGGAGGGGGCTGA
- a CDS encoding dihydrofolate reductase family protein, with translation MRIVVISHVTLDGVMQGPGRADEDTRGGFALGGWAAERDGDEAVGRAWGRRLAASSGYLLGRRTYQEVLGHWNTQDSPFRDALNDAPKYVASNTLAEPLPWPNSTLLSGDVPAAVAELRRTPGDDLHIMGSGALVQSLSPLGLIDEYLLCVHPLVLGAGRRLFADGFGPVAFGLADATPTDSGVIIATYRPLGDHA, from the coding sequence ATGAGGATCGTCGTTATCAGTCACGTCACCCTGGACGGTGTCATGCAAGGGCCCGGCCGGGCCGATGAGGACACTCGCGGCGGGTTCGCCCTCGGCGGCTGGGCCGCCGAGCGGGACGGGGACGAGGCCGTCGGGCGGGCGTGGGGGCGGCGGCTGGCCGCGAGCAGTGGGTATCTCCTGGGTCGCCGCACCTACCAGGAGGTGCTGGGCCACTGGAACACCCAGGACAGCCCGTTCCGCGACGCCCTCAACGACGCCCCCAAGTACGTCGCGTCCAACACCCTGGCCGAGCCCCTTCCGTGGCCCAATTCCACACTGCTCAGCGGCGACGTCCCCGCGGCGGTCGCCGAGCTCAGGAGGACCCCGGGCGACGACCTGCACATCATGGGCAGCGGCGCGTTGGTCCAGTCACTTTCCCCGCTGGGCCTCATCGACGAATACCTGCTCTGCGTCCACCCGCTCGTCCTGGGCGCCGGGCGCCGCCTGTTCGCCGACGGCTTCGGTCCCGTCGCGTTCGGTCTCGCCGACGCGACCCCGACGGACAGCGGCGTCATCATCGCCACCTATCGGCCCCTCGGAGACCACGCCTGA
- a CDS encoding helix-turn-helix domain-containing protein gives MRAPTFSPDALGQIRRQRGVTQRKLAAAIGRDFTSISMYENGRSTPPVDVLAAIADLLGAHMDDFVRTPAELGIGAAHDGTAPTLDSLSAALKTALTPGTRARARAVAGRMRTDGTTVAAKLLLAAGASDGQAWSPRGR, from the coding sequence ATGCGTGCACCTACATTCAGCCCTGACGCGTTGGGCCAGATCCGGCGCCAGCGTGGTGTGACTCAGCGGAAGCTCGCCGCCGCGATCGGCCGCGACTTCACCTCGATCTCGATGTACGAGAACGGCCGGTCGACGCCCCCGGTCGACGTGCTGGCGGCCATCGCCGATCTCCTCGGAGCCCACATGGACGACTTCGTCCGGACGCCGGCCGAGCTGGGCATCGGCGCGGCACACGATGGTACGGCCCCGACCCTCGACTCCCTGTCGGCCGCGCTGAAGACGGCCCTGACCCCCGGGACCCGGGCCCGGGCGAGGGCCGTGGCGGGCAGGATGCGCACCGACGGGACGACGGTGGCGGCGAAGCTGCTGCTCGCCGCCGGGGCGTCGGATGGTCAGGCGTGGTCTCCGAGGGGCCGATAG
- a CDS encoding TRADD-N-associated membrane domain-containing protein: MADTTEDDDGIPESGISGGMAHGPVVQSGVISNIHINGSVNSGHVYQASRDLSLPERRQKFHFDFLNHTLKQAEWTFRLSVLFMTGGSLIILAGGVLALVHAGNPDLSYLPLVTSLTGALITVGGGALALHSKRTMANLTKAAEDNEKKIDIDHKLEIATTFIDRVADSKQRDDLNSAAAMKALDMDAAPEMMVNRLLPEQPNKEIEPGGSTN, encoded by the coding sequence ATGGCGGACACCACAGAGGACGATGACGGCATCCCTGAGTCCGGGATCTCCGGTGGGATGGCGCACGGTCCGGTAGTGCAGTCGGGCGTCATCAGCAACATCCACATCAACGGAAGTGTCAATAGCGGGCATGTGTATCAGGCTTCTCGCGATCTAAGCCTTCCCGAACGGCGACAGAAGTTCCACTTCGACTTCCTGAACCACACGCTGAAGCAGGCAGAGTGGACGTTCCGCCTGAGCGTGTTGTTCATGACTGGCGGCTCCTTAATCATCCTTGCGGGGGGAGTGCTGGCGCTGGTTCACGCCGGTAACCCTGACCTCAGCTACCTGCCGTTGGTGACGAGCCTGACGGGTGCACTGATCACGGTCGGCGGCGGAGCGCTGGCGCTCCACTCGAAGCGAACCATGGCCAACCTGACGAAGGCGGCCGAGGACAACGAGAAGAAGATCGACATCGATCACAAGCTCGAAATCGCGACGACGTTCATCGACCGGGTTGCAGACTCGAAGCAAAGGGACGATCTCAACTCTGCTGCCGCCATGAAAGCACTCGACATGGACGCGGCCCCGGAAATGATGGTCAACCGGCTGCTTCCGGAGCAGCCGAATAAGGAGATAGAGCCGGGCGGTTCGACGAACTGA
- a CDS encoding helix-turn-helix domain-containing protein, translating to MSATKIPGPGANVAVCRKARGFSQVALARRAGVSVSLLSKIEVGDRALTQGIAAALAQAMGLTLDELLGTAPVERADENSLAALNYVIRRFDIPDTPPSHPEDLPRELAELNEHRYRTELSAVLQKLPSLLANATNYAHATQSPDAWTRVADTYSVVYWLAARHRWMHLAELAVMKQRLAAERAHPIAATVAARDEAGAFLNSGDFAGGLAIVDRAIVEAESTLEGRDRAFGLGILHLRGLTLAGRLKDKAAAEEHIRAAWQTAEEYGEDADEHGIHFGPDQTATHVVSTFSDMDQHRRALDTAADLIRGGTDLPATRIGPLHMNLGRSHLALGDRDSALASLEDAWEIAPEMARVHPTSQELMRVLTSLHRRSNPRLTRLAKRAGVPF from the coding sequence ATGAGCGCGACCAAGATTCCCGGACCTGGTGCGAATGTCGCTGTCTGCCGCAAGGCGCGCGGCTTCAGCCAGGTTGCCCTTGCCCGGCGTGCTGGCGTGTCGGTTTCGCTGCTCAGCAAGATCGAGGTAGGCGACCGCGCGCTGACCCAGGGCATTGCCGCCGCTCTCGCTCAGGCAATGGGGCTGACGCTGGATGAGCTGCTGGGCACGGCCCCCGTCGAGCGCGCCGACGAGAACAGCCTTGCCGCCCTCAATTACGTCATTCGGCGGTTCGACATCCCCGACACGCCGCCGTCACACCCCGAGGACCTTCCTCGAGAACTGGCCGAACTGAACGAGCACCGGTACCGGACCGAGCTGTCGGCGGTGTTGCAGAAGCTCCCCAGTCTGCTGGCCAACGCGACCAACTACGCGCACGCCACCCAGTCGCCCGACGCCTGGACGCGTGTCGCCGACACGTATTCGGTTGTCTACTGGCTGGCCGCCCGACACCGTTGGATGCACCTTGCCGAGCTGGCCGTCATGAAACAGCGGCTGGCCGCCGAGCGTGCGCACCCCATCGCGGCCACGGTGGCCGCCCGGGACGAGGCCGGAGCCTTCCTGAACTCCGGAGACTTCGCAGGCGGGTTGGCCATTGTGGACCGCGCCATCGTTGAGGCCGAGTCCACCCTTGAGGGGCGCGACCGCGCGTTCGGTCTGGGCATTTTGCACCTTCGCGGTCTGACGCTGGCCGGTCGGCTCAAGGACAAGGCCGCTGCCGAGGAGCACATCAGGGCGGCTTGGCAGACGGCCGAGGAGTACGGCGAGGACGCCGACGAGCATGGCATTCACTTCGGTCCGGACCAGACGGCCACCCATGTCGTCTCGACGTTCTCCGACATGGACCAGCATCGCCGCGCGCTGGACACTGCCGCCGACCTGATCCGGGGCGGCACTGACCTGCCCGCTACCCGCATCGGCCCCCTGCACATGAACCTGGGCCGCTCACACCTCGCACTCGGTGACCGTGACTCCGCCCTCGCCTCACTTGAGGATGCGTGGGAGATCGCCCCGGAGATGGCCCGTGTCCATCCGACCAGCCAAGAGCTGATGCGTGTGCTCACGTCGCTGCACCGACGCAGCAACCCGAGGCTTACGCGGCTGGCCAAGCGCGCTGGCGTGCCCTTCTGA
- a CDS encoding serine hydrolase domain-containing protein, whose product MPIPSCKRLFHLAIALLIASTALWCPAAAHATTSTRPTLNAASIDAYVNAYMERTDLPGAVVAVTRGDKLVHAAGYGHTAAGKAMTARTPVPVASLSKSMTALAVMRLVEEGRVDLDQPAHRYLPEFTMADRRAERITVRQLLNQTSGMADSAYPDLTRPQAHTLTEAVADMRGARLAADPGTEWSYHNPNYFVAARLVEVVSGRPFADYLATQVFRPLGMTRTESVDTTDDMPDHARGYVRAYGMMFPRPHPRWFTAGGHGVVTTADDLSRWLIAQNNQGVSAAGRRVVSARSIEVMHTPPKGREYAMGWSVSPAGEGPRQIRHTGELLTHNAIQTLLPDSRTGIAIVTNTGMISGDDAAVMLDGLVDLAQGKSPTVRTPFTMKADYVLAALTLLAVALGVLGAVRARRWARRTAGRPLWRLGLRMLPCAVPIVLFAQLTNLVGLFMNREGTLAQLSYVWPALVIWSAAAALASTAVIAARSLAVLLARRSRVLLSEGPIGGDDDAGGRRGRVGETERDGPEAVGVQAAPGAQDERVDAEQVFVDEAQRGK is encoded by the coding sequence ATGCCGATCCCTAGCTGCAAACGTCTCTTTCACCTGGCCATCGCCCTGCTCATCGCCTCGACGGCGTTGTGGTGCCCGGCGGCCGCGCACGCCACCACCTCAACCCGCCCCACGCTGAACGCAGCCTCGATCGACGCCTACGTCAACGCCTATATGGAGCGTACCGATCTGCCGGGCGCCGTGGTGGCGGTCACCCGGGGCGACAAGCTCGTCCACGCGGCCGGATACGGGCACACCGCGGCCGGGAAGGCCATGACCGCGCGGACGCCGGTGCCCGTGGCCTCGCTCTCCAAGTCCATGACCGCCCTGGCCGTCATGCGGCTGGTCGAGGAGGGCCGAGTCGACCTGGACCAGCCGGCCCATCGCTATCTGCCCGAGTTCACGATGGCCGACCGGCGGGCCGAGAGGATCACCGTACGGCAGCTGCTGAACCAGACGTCGGGCATGGCCGATTCCGCCTACCCCGACCTCACCCGGCCCCAGGCACACACCCTCACCGAGGCGGTCGCGGACATGCGCGGCGCCCGGCTCGCCGCGGATCCCGGCACCGAGTGGAGCTACCACAACCCCAACTACTTCGTCGCCGCACGGCTGGTCGAGGTCGTCAGCGGCCGGCCCTTCGCGGACTACCTGGCCACCCAGGTGTTCCGGCCCCTGGGCATGACCCGCACCGAGTCGGTCGACACCACCGATGACATGCCCGATCACGCCCGGGGCTACGTCCGCGCCTACGGCATGATGTTCCCGCGCCCCCACCCCCGCTGGTTCACGGCCGGCGGCCACGGCGTCGTGACCACGGCGGATGACCTCTCCCGGTGGCTGATCGCCCAGAACAACCAGGGCGTGTCAGCGGCGGGGCGGCGCGTGGTCTCCGCACGGAGCATCGAGGTCATGCACACCCCGCCGAAGGGCCGCGAGTACGCGATGGGCTGGTCCGTGAGCCCGGCCGGGGAGGGGCCCCGGCAGATCCGGCACACCGGTGAACTCCTGACCCACAACGCCATCCAGACCCTGCTGCCCGACAGCCGGACCGGCATCGCGATCGTGACCAACACCGGCATGATCTCCGGGGACGACGCCGCCGTCATGCTCGATGGCCTGGTCGACCTGGCCCAGGGCAAGTCCCCGACGGTGCGGACTCCGTTCACGATGAAGGCCGACTACGTCCTCGCGGCGCTGACCCTGCTGGCGGTCGCCCTGGGCGTGCTCGGGGCCGTACGGGCACGCCGCTGGGCGCGTCGTACCGCGGGCCGGCCGCTGTGGCGACTGGGCTTGCGCATGCTGCCCTGCGCCGTCCCCATCGTCCTCTTCGCCCAGCTCACCAATCTGGTGGGCCTGTTCATGAACCGCGAGGGAACCCTGGCTCAGCTCAGCTACGTCTGGCCCGCCCTCGTCATCTGGTCGGCGGCGGCCGCCCTGGCCTCAACCGCGGTGATCGCCGCGCGGTCGCTCGCCGTGCTCCTGGCCCGGCGGAGCCGTGTTCTACTCTCCGAGGGGCCGATAGGTGGCGATGATGATGCCGGTGGCCGTCGGGGTCGCGTCGGCGAGACTGAACGCGACGGGCCCGAAGCCGTCGGAGTACAGGCGGCGCCCGGCGCTCAGGACGAGCGGGTGGACGCAGAGCAGGTATTCGTCGACGAGGCCCAGCGGGGAAAGTGA
- a CDS encoding sensor histidine kinase, translating into MPSRTAWQALAQHPLGFLASAWPWRALAYLLSGVVFGAIAMVTLLIMAATGLVSLIVGVGAVLLLAVALSGIVVTRIERHRLRLVDPDPAPDPHRAPERPGLRGWLDTRLREPATWRELSFTAVSMTALWWMDLLVLAFALGLPPLLMTSPMDDPRAWPWLVIGLCLLPAAPYTITAWAGARAALTRLILAPRDGELGRELTEVRASRARLVDAFDAERRRIERDLHDGAQQRLVSINVMLGLAGLDAEPGSPVARQLALAQGEVTLAVNELRELSRGVHPKALTDHGLDAAVGNLTTRSALPVTVDIRLPYRLPAAVESTGYFVVAEALANATKHSRATQAEVHARLEADVLTLTVRDDGVGGADPAAGTGLVGLADRVAAADGRLRISSPAGGPTLLRVELPCR; encoded by the coding sequence GTGCCTTCTCGAACAGCCTGGCAGGCTCTCGCTCAGCATCCGTTGGGATTCCTGGCCTCGGCCTGGCCCTGGCGGGCGTTGGCCTATCTGCTCTCCGGAGTCGTCTTCGGCGCGATCGCCATGGTCACGCTGCTGATCATGGCCGCGACCGGACTGGTGTCGCTGATCGTGGGGGTGGGAGCCGTTCTCCTCCTCGCCGTGGCGCTGTCCGGCATCGTCGTCACCCGGATCGAACGCCACCGGCTGCGGCTGGTGGACCCGGACCCGGCGCCGGATCCGCACCGGGCCCCGGAACGCCCCGGGCTGCGGGGGTGGCTGGACACCCGGCTGCGGGAGCCCGCGACCTGGCGGGAGCTGAGCTTCACCGCGGTGTCGATGACCGCCCTGTGGTGGATGGATCTGCTCGTCCTGGCATTCGCCCTCGGCCTGCCACCCCTGCTCATGACGTCGCCGATGGATGACCCCCGCGCCTGGCCGTGGCTGGTCATCGGCCTGTGCCTGCTGCCGGCGGCGCCGTACACCATCACCGCCTGGGCCGGCGCCCGCGCCGCGCTGACCCGTCTGATCCTGGCGCCGCGCGACGGCGAACTGGGCCGGGAGCTCACCGAGGTCCGGGCCTCCCGGGCACGTCTGGTGGACGCCTTCGACGCCGAGCGCCGACGGATCGAGCGGGACCTGCACGACGGCGCCCAGCAGCGGCTGGTCTCCATCAATGTGATGCTCGGCCTGGCCGGTCTAGACGCGGAGCCGGGCTCGCCGGTGGCCCGGCAGCTCGCGCTGGCGCAGGGCGAAGTCACCCTCGCCGTGAACGAGTTGCGCGAGCTCAGCCGGGGTGTGCACCCCAAGGCCCTCACCGACCATGGCCTCGACGCGGCCGTCGGCAACCTCACCACCCGCTCCGCCCTGCCGGTCACCGTCGACATCCGGCTTCCGTACCGCTTGCCCGCGGCCGTGGAGAGCACGGGGTACTTCGTCGTCGCCGAGGCCCTGGCGAACGCCACCAAGCACAGCCGGGCCACCCAGGCCGAGGTCCACGCCCGGCTGGAAGCGGATGTCCTGACGCTGACGGTCCGTGACGACGGCGTCGGCGGGGCGGATCCGGCCGCGGGCACCGGTCTGGTCGGCCTGGCCGACCGCGTCGCCGCGGCGGACGGCAGACTGCGGATATCCAGCCCGGCGGGCGGCCCTACACTGCTGCGCGTGGAGCTCCCGTGCCGTTGA
- a CDS encoding response regulator, producing MPLNIVLAEDSPLLRDGLVSVLTRVGHQVPAAVGDADALIAAAHEHDPDIVITDVRMPPGNADDGLRAAVALREHRPTLPILVLSQYIEQSYATHLLDLGSETGIGYLLKDRVSAVTQFASAVEEVAAGATVMDPEVVRQLLRRRQDPLRRLTPREREVLSLMAEGRTNGEIARGLYVTEAAVNKHVSSILQKLDLRLDGQGHRRVLAVLAYLRA from the coding sequence GTGCCGTTGAACATCGTGCTCGCCGAAGACTCACCACTGTTGCGGGACGGCCTGGTCAGCGTGCTGACCCGGGTCGGCCACCAGGTGCCGGCGGCCGTCGGCGACGCCGACGCGCTGATCGCCGCGGCCCATGAGCACGACCCCGACATCGTCATCACCGATGTACGGATGCCACCGGGCAACGCCGACGACGGCCTCCGCGCCGCGGTCGCGCTCCGCGAGCACCGCCCCACCCTCCCCATTCTGGTGCTCAGCCAGTACATCGAGCAGTCCTACGCCACTCATCTGCTCGACCTGGGCAGCGAGACCGGCATCGGCTATCTGCTCAAGGACCGGGTCAGCGCCGTCACCCAATTCGCGAGCGCGGTCGAGGAGGTGGCCGCCGGCGCTACGGTCATGGACCCGGAGGTGGTGCGCCAGCTCCTGCGCCGACGGCAGGACCCCCTACGGCGGCTCACCCCCCGGGAGCGGGAGGTCCTCTCCCTCATGGCCGAGGGACGCACCAATGGCGAGATCGCCCGCGGCCTCTATGTCACCGAGGCCGCGGTCAACAAGCATGTCAGCAGCATCCTCCAGAAACTCGACCTCCGCCTGGACGGCCAGGGACACCGACGTGTCCTCGCTGTTCTCGCCTACCTGCGCGCCTGA
- the sigJ gene encoding RNA polymerase sigma factor SigJ, with protein MNENHLLAEGFEAHRGHLRAVAYRMLGSLSEAEDAVQEAWLRLSRSDTAAVENLGGWLTTVVGRVCLDMLRSRTARREEPLGVHLPDPVISGETGPGPEDQALLADSVGLALLVVLETLAPAERLAFVLHDLFAVPFDEIAPIVDRTPAAARQLASRARRRVRGAAPVPDADLARQREVVNAFLAAARDGDFAGLISVLDPDVVLRADYGAAPAPAPREVHGAAAVADQALTFSRLSSPGLLTRPALVNGAVGVVSSREGRPFSVLAFTVTDGRIVAIDILADPERLSGLDLTVLD; from the coding sequence ATGAACGAGAACCACCTTCTGGCGGAGGGCTTCGAGGCCCACCGCGGTCATCTGCGGGCGGTGGCCTACCGTATGCTCGGCTCGCTGAGCGAGGCGGAGGACGCCGTCCAGGAGGCCTGGCTGAGGCTCAGCCGCTCGGACACCGCCGCGGTGGAGAACCTGGGCGGCTGGCTGACCACCGTCGTCGGCCGGGTCTGCCTGGACATGCTGCGCTCGCGCACCGCCCGGCGCGAGGAGCCGCTCGGAGTGCACCTCCCCGACCCGGTCATCAGCGGCGAGACCGGGCCCGGCCCCGAGGACCAGGCGCTGCTCGCCGACTCCGTCGGCCTCGCCCTGCTGGTCGTCCTGGAGACGCTGGCCCCCGCTGAACGGCTGGCCTTCGTACTGCACGATCTGTTCGCCGTGCCGTTCGACGAGATCGCCCCCATCGTCGACCGCACCCCGGCCGCCGCCCGTCAGCTCGCCAGCCGCGCCCGCCGCCGGGTGCGCGGAGCGGCCCCGGTCCCCGACGCGGACCTGGCCCGGCAGCGCGAGGTCGTGAACGCCTTCCTCGCCGCCGCGCGTGACGGCGACTTCGCGGGGCTGATCTCCGTACTCGACCCGGATGTCGTCCTGCGCGCCGACTACGGCGCCGCGCCCGCCCCGGCCCCGCGCGAGGTGCACGGCGCGGCCGCCGTGGCGGACCAGGCGCTCACCTTCTCCCGCCTCAGCAGCCCGGGCCTCCTCACCCGGCCCGCGCTCGTCAACGGGGCGGTGGGCGTGGTCAGCTCCCGCGAGGGCCGGCCGTTCTCGGTGCTGGCCTTCACGGTCACGGACGGCAGGATCGTGGCGATCGACATCCTGGCCGACCCCGAGCGGCTGAGCGGACTCGATCTGACGGTCCTGGACTGA
- a CDS encoding glycoside hydrolase family 9 protein, producing MPVPLLSRPRGARTATALLSGALLLIAAQSAPAGADSPAAPAAPTAHAAPSAVQVNQLGYLPDGPKRATVVSASATALPWRLRDATGRTAASGTTTVRGADAASGQSAHLVDFSSYQGTGTGYTLTVDGRTSHPFDIRANLYDGLRADAMSFFYQQRSGIPIEASLAGTAYARPAGHLGVAPNRGDTAVPCVSGVCDYTRDVRGGWYDAGDQGKYVVNGGLAVWQLVNSFERAKRSGHAAALGDSTLRVPERGNGVPDVLDESRWELEFLMRMQIPEGKPRAGMAFHKVHDAAWTGLPTRPEQDAEPRELHPPSTAATLNLAAAAAQCARVYAPYDAAFAARCLDSARRAWAAAQANPDVLAPGSDSTGGGAYDDSEVGDEFYWAAAELYATTGEARYRDAVTSSPYHTASDVFTPHGFSWQDTAPLGRLVLATVPNGLPATDLARVRASVVSAADAQLSTMAGQGYGVPLPADGYVWGSNGQVANNGTVMAIAYELTKQRRYRTGALETLDYLLGRNALGQSYVTGYGEHAAQNQHHRFWAHQYDASLPNPPAGSIAGGANAGLQDPVAQEKLPGCAPAACYIDDIGSYSTNEVAINWNAPLAWLTAFAAERG from the coding sequence ATGCCCGTGCCCCTGTTATCCCGTCCGCGCGGTGCGCGGACCGCCACCGCACTGCTGAGCGGCGCACTGCTGCTGATCGCCGCCCAGTCCGCGCCCGCCGGAGCGGATTCCCCCGCGGCACCCGCGGCCCCTACGGCCCACGCCGCGCCGTCCGCCGTCCAGGTCAATCAGCTCGGGTATCTGCCGGACGGCCCCAAACGCGCCACCGTCGTGAGCGCGAGCGCCACCGCCCTGCCCTGGCGGCTGCGCGACGCGACGGGCCGCACCGCCGCCTCGGGCACCACCACCGTGCGGGGCGCGGACGCCGCCTCCGGGCAGTCGGCCCATCTGGTGGACTTCTCCTCCTACCAGGGAACGGGCACCGGCTACACCCTCACCGTGGACGGCCGGACCAGCCATCCCTTCGACATCCGCGCGAACCTCTACGACGGGCTGCGCGCGGACGCGATGTCCTTCTTCTACCAGCAGCGCAGCGGGATCCCCATCGAGGCGTCACTGGCCGGTACGGCCTACGCGCGCCCGGCGGGCCATCTGGGGGTCGCCCCCAACCGGGGCGACACCGCCGTGCCCTGCGTCAGCGGGGTGTGCGACTACACCCGGGATGTGCGCGGCGGCTGGTACGACGCCGGTGACCAGGGCAAATACGTGGTCAACGGCGGTCTCGCGGTCTGGCAGCTGGTCAACTCCTTCGAGCGCGCGAAGCGCTCCGGGCACGCGGCGGCGCTCGGCGACTCCACGCTGCGCGTCCCCGAGCGCGGCAACGGGGTGCCGGATGTGCTCGACGAATCGCGCTGGGAGCTGGAATTCCTGATGCGCATGCAGATCCCGGAGGGCAAGCCACGGGCCGGGATGGCCTTCCACAAGGTCCATGACGCCGCCTGGACCGGGCTGCCCACCCGTCCGGAGCAGGACGCCGAGCCGCGCGAGCTGCACCCGCCGTCCACCGCCGCGACCCTCAACCTGGCCGCCGCGGCGGCGCAGTGCGCGCGGGTCTACGCACCGTACGACGCCGCCTTCGCCGCCCGCTGCCTGGACTCCGCGCGCCGCGCCTGGGCCGCCGCGCAGGCGAACCCGGATGTGCTCGCACCGGGCTCGGACTCCACCGGCGGCGGGGCGTACGACGACAGCGAGGTGGGCGACGAGTTCTACTGGGCGGCGGCGGAGCTGTACGCCACCACCGGGGAGGCGCGGTACCGGGACGCGGTCACCTCCTCGCCGTACCACACCGCGAGCGATGTGTTCACCCCGCACGGCTTCAGCTGGCAGGACACCGCGCCCCTGGGCCGGCTCGTCCTGGCCACCGTCCCCAACGGCCTGCCCGCCACCGACCTCGCCCGCGTCCGCGCCTCCGTGGTCTCGGCCGCCGACGCGCAGCTGAGCACGATGGCCGGCCAGGGCTACGGGGTGCCGCTGCCGGCGGACGGCTATGTGTGGGGCTCCAACGGCCAGGTGGCCAACAACGGGACCGTCATGGCCATCGCCTACGAGCTCACCAAGCAGCGGCGCTACCGCACCGGGGCGCTGGAGACGCTGGACTATCTGCTCGGCCGCAACGCGCTCGGCCAGTCCTATGTCACCGGCTACGGCGAGCACGCCGCGCAGAACCAGCACCACCGCTTCTGGGCGCACCAGTACGACGCCTCGCTGCCGAACCCGCCCGCCGGATCGATCGCGGGCGGCGCCAACGCGGGGCTGCAGGATCCGGTGGCGCAGGAGAAGCTCCCGGGCTGCGCGCCCGCGGCGTGCTACATCGACGACATCGGCTCGTACTCCACCAATGAGGTGGCGATCAACTGGAACGCGCCGCTGGCGTGGCTGACCGCGTTTGCCGCGGAACGCGGCTGA
- a CDS encoding glutathione peroxidase, whose protein sequence is MSLYDIPLHTLTGEPTSLGEHRGAALLVVNVASKCGLTPQYEGLERLQQRYAERGFTVLGVPCNQFAGQEPGTSEEIQTFCSTTYGVSFPLLEKIDVNGEQRHPLYTELTRTPDAQGEAGDVQWNFEKFLISPDGEVVGRFRPRTEPEADDVVAAIEAQLPR, encoded by the coding sequence ATGAGCCTGTACGACATTCCCCTGCACACCCTTACCGGCGAGCCGACCTCTCTCGGTGAGCATCGGGGCGCGGCGCTGCTGGTCGTCAATGTGGCGTCCAAATGCGGTCTCACCCCGCAGTACGAGGGGCTCGAGCGGCTGCAGCAGCGTTATGCCGAGCGCGGGTTCACCGTGCTGGGGGTTCCGTGCAACCAGTTCGCCGGGCAGGAGCCGGGGACGAGCGAGGAGATCCAGACGTTCTGCTCGACGACCTACGGGGTGTCCTTCCCGCTGCTGGAGAAGATCGATGTCAACGGCGAGCAGCGGCATCCGCTCTACACCGAGCTGACGCGCACGCCGGACGCGCAGGGCGAGGCGGGGGATGTGCAGTGGAACTTCGAGAAGTTCCTGATCTCGCCCGACGGCGAGGTCGTGGGCCGGTTCCGGCCGCGCACCGAGCCGGAGGCGGACGACGTGGTCGCCGCGATCGAGGCGCAGCTGCCCCGCTGA